The Methanotorris formicicus Mc-S-70 region ATCCCAGGATGTCCACCAAACCCAGAAATAATAGCCAATATAATAAAAGCATTATTGGAAGGAAAAGAGCCAGAATTACCAAAGAAAAATATGTGTGATGAATGTCCAAGGAAAAAGAGTGATGATGGTGTTGTAATTGAAACAATAAAAAGAAAATATGAAGGAAAACCAGACCCAGAAAAATGTCTATTGGAGCAAGGTTATCTCTGCTTAGGTCCTGCAACAAGAAGAGGTTGTGGAGCAGCATGTCCAAGTGTGGGAGTTCCATGTAGTGGTTGCAATGGTCCAACAGACGCTATTGTTGACCAAGGGGCTAAGATGATATCTGCTTTATGTTCTGACTTTGGAATTGATAAAGATAGAGAAACAGACCCAACAATGTTGCCAAAATCAATAAAAGACAAAATTGGCTGTTTCTACAAGTTTACTCTTCCAAGTGCCTTAATTCCTATTAGGTTAAAATAAGTATTCATAAAAAACACGACGATACATAAAATTTGAAATTACGGTGATAAAATGGTAAAATTGTCAGTTGAACCAGT contains the following coding sequences:
- a CDS encoding NADH-quinone oxidoreductase subunit B family protein; the encoded protein is MAKIATTWLCCCSGCHISLLDLHEELLNLLENVELVHCPVLMDVKEIPDEIDVALIEGGIRNEENLEIAKEMRKKAKVVIAFGTCATFGGIPGLGNLYSNDEILEKAYKTTLTTKNDEGIIPSEEVPSLTSRVKPLSEVIDVDYFIPGCPPNPEIIANIIKALLEGKEPELPKKNMCDECPRKKSDDGVVIETIKRKYEGKPDPEKCLLEQGYLCLGPATRRGCGAACPSVGVPCSGCNGPTDAIVDQGAKMISALCSDFGIDKDRETDPTMLPKSIKDKIGCFYKFTLPSALIPIRLK